The region GTCAATGGCGGGCATAGGGGCTCAAGCGAATGAATGTAGTGTCGGGTAGATCCTATCGCAGGCAAGCCAGCTCCCACATGGGTTTTGTGTCATGCCTGATCTCATGATCAACATCGATCAAATGTGGGAGCTGGCTTGCCTGCGATGGCCACGACTCGGTTTCAGATCAGTCTACAAACCCAGGCAATACCGGAACCGGCCGCTTATCGGCATCAATCGCGACAAAGCTGAACACACCCTGGATCGCCTTTTCGCGGCCATCGGCACTCATGCTTTCCACAAACACTTCGACTTCAACCTTGAGGCTGGTGTTACCGACTTTGACAACGCGCCCGATCAGCTCAACGATGGAGCCGGCCGGAATCGCGTGATTAAAGTCGATCCGATCAGTGGAGACCGTCACCAGCGGCAAACGACAAAAACGCGTGGCCGTGATGAACGACACTTCATCCATCCACGCCAGCGCCGTACCGCCGAACAGGGTGTTGTGGTGGTTGGTGGTCGGCGGGAACACGGCCTTGGTCACGTAGGTCACGGACAGGTCGGTACGACGCTGGATTTCTTCGAGGCGGGTGGTCATGGGAAAATACCGGCAAATTGACAAATTTCAGGCACAAAAAAGCAGCCCGTAGGCTGCTTTTTTCTGCATCGGGAAGCTGGACTTAAGCCAGTTTTTCCTTGATGCGAGCTGCTTTACCGGACAGGTCACGCAGGTAGTACAGCTTGGCTTTACGTACGTCACCGCGACGCTTAACGGCCATGCTGTCGATTTGCGGGCTGTAGGTCTGGAAAGTACGCTCTACGCCAACACCGTTGGAGATTTTACGAACAGTGAAAGCACTGTTCACACCACGGTTACGCTTGGCGATTACCACGCCTTCGAACGCTTGCAGACGCGAACGGTCGCCTTCCTTCACTTTCACCTGAACGACAATAGTGTCGCCTGGGGCAAAGGTAGGGATCTCTTTGGTCATCTGCTCTGCTTCGAGTGCAAGGATGATTTTGTTAGTCATGCTGTGCTCCTAAGGTAAGTCATCGGACCTACCATCGATACGTTGTTAACTATCGTCCCGCGCGAGGATGTATTCCTCGAGCAGCTTCTTCTCTTCTCCAGAAAGCGAGCGGCTTTCCAGAAGATCGGCGCGTCGTTCATAGGTCCGACCAAGGGACTGCTGTAAACGCCAACGCCGGATGTGTGCGTGATTGCCACTTAGCAATACGTCGGGAACACGCTGATCCGCATACACCTCCGGTCGGGTGTAGTGCGGGCAATCCAGCAAACCATCCGTGAAGGAGTCTTCCTCCGCGGAGTCCGCATGCCCTAAAGCTCCAGGCAGCAGTCGTGTAACCGCATCTATCAGGACCATCGCCGGCAGCTCGCCGCCAGACAGGACATAGTCCCCAATCGACCACTCTTCATCGACATGAGCTTCAATAAACCGCTCGTCAATGCCTTCATAGCGACCGGCAATCAGGATTAATGCTTCCTCATTCGCCAGTTCGCGAACCCCAGCCTGTTTCAGCTGACGGCCTTGAGGGGACAGGTAAATTACCTTCGCCTTCTCCCCGGCAGCTGCCTTGGCCTGGGCCAACGCGTCTTCCAGGGGCTTGATCTTCATCACCATGCCCGGGCCACCGCCAAATGGGCGATCGTCCACAGTGTGATGTCGATCCGTCGTGTAGTCTCGCGGGTTCCAACAGGTAAGCTGCAACAGCCCCTGTTTCACCGCCCGACTGGTGATGCCGTACTCGCTGATGGCGGAAAACATCTCGGGAAACAAACTGATCACTTCAATGCGCAAATTAGCCACGCTTAGAAGTCCGCGTCCCATTCCACCTTCATCTCGCCCGCTGCCAGGTCGACGGCCAACACGCATTGCCCGGTATACGGCAACAGGCGTCCGCGATCATCCAGGCTGCCAGCGCAAGGCTTGACCACCATTACATCATTGGCGCCGGTTTCCAGAAGATGATCGATTTTCCCGAGCAATTGCCCCAGTTGATCAATAACCTTCAGACCTTCCAGCTGGTACCAGTAGTACTCGCCGTCGGTCAATTCAGGGAACAGGTTGCGCGGCACGCAGATCTCATAACCGGCCAGAAGACGAGCTTCTTCACGATCATCAAGACCCTTGAGCTTTGCGACCAGGAACTTATCGCTCCCGCGTCCACTGACCAGCTCGACCTGTTTCACACTCCCTTCGCGCTTGAGCGTCCAGGTTTTGTACTGCAACAGGTTTTCAGTCGGATCAGTAAAGGAATACACCTTCACTTCGCCGCGAACGCCATGAACAGAGTAAATCTTGCCGATAACGATCAAATCATCAGCAACAGCTGGCGTCGCGTTCATATTGCTCAGGCTGCGGCCTTAGCCGAGTCCTTCAACAACTTGGCAACACGCTCGGATGGCTGTGCACCAACGCTCAGCCAGTAGGCTACGCGCTCTTGGTTCACGGACAGACGAACTTCTTGACCACGAGCAACAGGGTTGAAGAAACCAACCTGTTCCTTGTGCGAACCGTCACGCGGGTTGCGGCTGTCGGTTACGGTCAAGTGGTAAAACGGGCGCTTTTTGGAGCCGCCAAGGGCAAGACGGATTGTTAGCATGTGAACATCGTTCCTGTAGTCGGTGCTGCAAATCTAAATGCACAGCGGGCATAGGTGCCCGAAAGGCCGCATATTCTAAGGAATATCCGGACTTTTGCAAATGTCTTTTTCTGGCGCCTATCAGCGTGCCACTCAGATCTGCTATAGAGCCGTCGGTTAAAACGGCGAGTCAGCTCCCGCTAACCGCGGGTTTGCTGGAGATCCCACATCCTTGTGGGTCGGAGCGCAAGCATGCTTGCGCTCGAATACTTTACATTTTGGGCATGCCACCGCCGGGCAACATACCGCCCATGCCGCGCATCATCTTGGCCATTCCGCCTTTGGCGGAGAATTTCTTCATCATCTTCTGCATCTGCTTGTGCTGCTTGATCAAGCGACCGATGTCCTGCACCTGGGTGCCGGAGCCCATGGCGATCCGACGTTTGCGCGAACCACTGATCAGCTCAGGGTCGCGGCGCTCGGCCGGGGTCATGGAATTGATGATGGCTTCCATCTGCTTGAATTGCTTCTCTGCCGCGCCCTGGGCATTGCCCATTTGCGCCAGGTTCACACCGCCGATGTTCGGCAGCTTGTCCATCAGGCCGCCGAGGCCGCCCATGTTTTTCATCTGTTGCAGCTGGTCGCGGAAGTCTTCGAGGTCGAAGCCCTTGCCCTTCTTCAGCTTTTTGGCCAGTTTGTCGGCCTTGTCTTTGTCGAGGGTGGCTTCGGCCTGTTCGATCAGGCTGAGCACGTCACCCATGCCGAGGATGCGCGAGGCGATCCGCTCTGGGTGGAACGGCTCGAGCGCGTCGCTCTTCTCGCCCATACCAATGAACTTGATCGGCTTGCCGGTGATGGCACGCACCGACAGCGCGGCACCGCCACGGGCGTCGCCGTCGACCTTGGTCAGGATCACGCCGGTCAGCGGCAGTGCGTCACCGAAGGCCTTGGCGGTGTTGGCCGCATCCTGGCCGGTCATGGCGTCGACCACGAACAGCGTTTCGACCGGGTTGATCGCGGCATGCAGCGCCTTGATCTCGCCCATCATCTCTTCGTCGATGTGCAGGCGACCGGCGGTATCGACGATAACCACGTCGATGAATTTCAACTTGGCTTCTTTAATAGCCGCGTTAGCGATGTCGACCGGCTTCTGGCTCAGGTCAGACGGGAAGAAGGTCACCCCCACTTCGCCGGCAAGCATTTCGAGTTGCTTGATGGCCGCCGGACGGTACACGTCGGCCGACACCACCATCACGGACTTCTTCTTGCGCTCTTTAAGGAAGCGCGCCAGCTTGCCGGCGGTGGTGGTTTTACCCGCACCTTGCAGACCAGCCATCAGCACAACCGCTGGCGGTACGGCGCTGAGGTTCAAATCTTCGTTGGCCGCGCCCATCAGGCTTTCGAGTTCGGCCTGGACGATCTTCACAAAGGCCTGGCCCGGGGTCAGGCTGCGGGACACTTCGGTGCCGACCGCGCGCTCTTTGACCGAGTTGACGAAGTCCTTGACCACAGGCAAGGCCACGTCGGCTTCCAGCAACGCCATGCGCACTTCACGCAGGGTGTCTTTAATATTGTCCTCGGTCAGCTTGGCCTTGCCGGTTACGTGGCGCAGCGTCTGCGAGAGACGGTCAGTCAGGTTTTCAAACATGCGCGATCCTTTCAGGCCCTATTCATCGAAATGCAGTGGTGACCGAGGTAATGGCGGCCCAGGCTGTGGTAAATCGCTATTAAAAACAGCGCTCGGCGAGCCTGCGGCGTGGGCAGGTCGCGGATTATAGCGAAGACTGCGCCTGTGCACACCCGCTGTCTGGCCCGGGAGTCTTTCGTGGAGCGCAGGTGTGTGCCAAACTCAGCGCCTTTCGGGCTTGTCTATCAGGATTTATGGTCCCCTTGTCACCCAGTTTGCTACCCAGCCTCGCCGCCGCCCTTTTGTATGCCGCTGCGACTCTCTATCAGGGCACTCGTCTGGCCCAGGGCACAAAAGCGGACAAACGCCTGCTGGTGGGCTTTGGCGTCATCGCCCTGCTGGCTCACGCCGCCAGCCTGTTCACGCATCTGATGACGCCGGTCGGCCTGGGCCTGGACTTTTTCAGCGCCGCCAGCCTGATCGCCGCCGCCGTCATCGCGCTGACGCTGATGGCCTGCTATCGAATCCCCGTCGAGAACCTGTTGGTGCTGCTATTCCCGCTGGGCATGCTGACGGTACTGCTGGCGCAATTTGCCCCGACCGGCACCGTGCAGGTCATCGACGAGGAACCGGGCATCCTCGCCCACATTCTGTTGTCGATTCTCGCCTACGGCATGTTCACCATCGCCGTGTTCCAGGCGTTGCTCGTGCTGCTGCAAGACCACCAGCTTAAAAACAAGCACCCGTCCGGGCTGATCAAGAACTTCCCGCCGCTGCAAACCATGGAAAGCCTGCTGTTCGGTTTCCTGTGGGCCGGCTGGACACTGCTGTCGTTGTCGCTGATTTCCGGTTGGCTATTCGTCGAAAACCTGTTCGCCCAGCACCTGGTGCACAAAACCTTGCTGGCGTGCCTGGCCTGGATCGTTTTCAGCGTCTTGCTGTGGGGTCGCAACCGTCTCGGCTGGCGTGGGCACAAAGCGATCCGCTGGACCCTGGCCGGTTTCTGCCTGCTGATGCTGGCCTATTTCGGCAGCAAGCTGGTTCGCGAATACATCCTGCATATCTGACGGGCAGCGATCATGGACAACTTGCCCCTTGGGCCGATGCTCGCGGTAATCACCTTGCTGGTGTTATGGGCGGCGCTGTTTACCGCCATCGAAGCCGCACAACAACACCTGCTGGCACTGCGTCCTGGTACACGCCAGGGTGACAAGGCGGCCGCCCGCCTGAACTTCCCGCGTCACAGCCTGATCCTGTGCAACAGCTTGTGTCGCGCTGCAGTGGTTATTCTCTGCACCTTGCTGGCGATCTATGCCTGGGCGCAGAACGGCCCGTGGCTCGGTTGGCTGATTTCTTGCGCGATCCTGCTGGTGCTCGCCGACTACCTGCCCCGCGCCCTCGCGGTTCGCCATCCCCAGGCCGTACTGGGCTTCGGCAATACGCTGCTGGGCGTGCCGCTGAAAATTCTTTATCCGCTGGCGTGGCTGCTCAATGGCATCAGCCTGCTGCTGCTGCGCCCCTTCGCACGCAAAACCGGCGTGGTGAAAAAAAGCGACGAGCCGCTGCCCGATCACGATGATGAACCGGAGCCCGAGTCCGACGACAACCGAACCCCCGGCATGCCCGGTATTCACGCCCTGGACAACATCACGGTCAACGACATTCTGGTACCGCGCAGCGAAGTGGACGGCATCAACCTGGACGATCCGGTTGAAGAAATCATCGAGCAATTGCGCGCTTCCCAGCGCACGCGCCTGCCGGTGTTCCACAGCGACATCAACCAAGTCGAAGCGGTGCTCAACACCCGGCAGATCCAACACCTGCTGCCTGATGCCAGCCTGACCAAAGATGCCTTGCTCGCCGCTTGCCACGAACCTTACTTCGTCCCGGAAAGCACCCCGCTGCAACTGCAGCTGCTGAATTTCCACAAGCAGCAGCGACGCCTGGGCATGGTGGTGGACGAATACGGTGAAGTGCTCGGCATCGTCACCCTGGAAGATATCCTCGAAGAAATCGTTGGCGAATTCGAAAACGATCAGACGGTGGATAACCCGCATATCGACGCGCAACCCGATGGCCGTTTCATCATCGACGGCGCCGCCTCGATCCGCGAACTGAACAAGAGCCTGGGCTGGCACCTGCCCAGCGATGGCCCCAAGACCCTCAACGGGTTGGTGACCGAAGCGCTGGAGACCATTCCGGATTGCGCGGTGTGCCTGAAAATCGGCCGCTATCGCCTGGAAATCCTCGAGACCGAGGACAACCGCGTCAGCAAAGTGCTGATCTGGCACACCAGCCGCGTTCCGGTCGCCGCATAACCTCTTGGCATAACACAATCCAATGTGGGAGCGGGCTTGCTCGCGAAAGCGGTGGATCAGTCAGCTCATCTAGACCTGACCCACCGCTTTCGCGAGCAAGCCCGCTCCCACAGTTGATTTGCAGCGTTTGATAGATCGTGATTGAGCCCCTTGTTGTCTGTT is a window of Pseudomonas antarctica DNA encoding:
- a CDS encoding acyl-CoA thioesterase — encoded protein: MTTRLEEIQRRTDLSVTYVTKAVFPPTTNHHNTLFGGTALAWMDEVSFITATRFCRLPLVTVSTDRIDFNHAIPAGSIVELIGRVVKVGNTSLKVEVEVFVESMSADGREKAIQGVFSFVAIDADKRPVPVLPGFVD
- a CDS encoding cytochrome C assembly family protein; protein product: MVPLSPSLLPSLAAALLYAAATLYQGTRLAQGTKADKRLLVGFGVIALLAHAASLFTHLMTPVGLGLDFFSAASLIAAAVIALTLMACYRIPVENLLVLLFPLGMLTVLLAQFAPTGTVQVIDEEPGILAHILLSILAYGMFTIAVFQALLVLLQDHQLKNKHPSGLIKNFPPLQTMESLLFGFLWAGWTLLSLSLISGWLFVENLFAQHLVHKTLLACLAWIVFSVLLWGRNRLGWRGHKAIRWTLAGFCLLMLAYFGSKLVREYILHI
- the trmD gene encoding tRNA (guanosine(37)-N1)-methyltransferase TrmD; the encoded protein is MGRGLLSVANLRIEVISLFPEMFSAISEYGITSRAVKQGLLQLTCWNPRDYTTDRHHTVDDRPFGGGPGMVMKIKPLEDALAQAKAAAGEKAKVIYLSPQGRQLKQAGVRELANEEALILIAGRYEGIDERFIEAHVDEEWSIGDYVLSGGELPAMVLIDAVTRLLPGALGHADSAEEDSFTDGLLDCPHYTRPEVYADQRVPDVLLSGNHAHIRRWRLQQSLGRTYERRADLLESRSLSGEEKKLLEEYILARDDS
- the rimM gene encoding ribosome maturation factor RimM (Essential for efficient processing of 16S rRNA) — translated: MNATPAVADDLIVIGKIYSVHGVRGEVKVYSFTDPTENLLQYKTWTLKREGSVKQVELVSGRGSDKFLVAKLKGLDDREEARLLAGYEICVPRNLFPELTDGEYYWYQLEGLKVIDQLGQLLGKIDHLLETGANDVMVVKPCAGSLDDRGRLLPYTGQCVLAVDLAAGEMKVEWDADF
- a CDS encoding transporter associated domain-containing protein, translating into MDNLPLGPMLAVITLLVLWAALFTAIEAAQQHLLALRPGTRQGDKAAARLNFPRHSLILCNSLCRAAVVILCTLLAIYAWAQNGPWLGWLISCAILLVLADYLPRALAVRHPQAVLGFGNTLLGVPLKILYPLAWLLNGISLLLLRPFARKTGVVKKSDEPLPDHDDEPEPESDDNRTPGMPGIHALDNITVNDILVPRSEVDGINLDDPVEEIIEQLRASQRTRLPVFHSDINQVEAVLNTRQIQHLLPDASLTKDALLAACHEPYFVPESTPLQLQLLNFHKQQRRLGMVVDEYGEVLGIVTLEDILEEIVGEFENDQTVDNPHIDAQPDGRFIIDGAASIRELNKSLGWHLPSDGPKTLNGLVTEALETIPDCAVCLKIGRYRLEILETEDNRVSKVLIWHTSRVPVAA
- the rplS gene encoding 50S ribosomal protein L19 — protein: MTNKIILALEAEQMTKEIPTFAPGDTIVVQVKVKEGDRSRLQAFEGVVIAKRNRGVNSAFTVRKISNGVGVERTFQTYSPQIDSMAVKRRGDVRKAKLYYLRDLSGKAARIKEKLA
- the ffh gene encoding signal recognition particle protein, which encodes MFENLTDRLSQTLRHVTGKAKLTEDNIKDTLREVRMALLEADVALPVVKDFVNSVKERAVGTEVSRSLTPGQAFVKIVQAELESLMGAANEDLNLSAVPPAVVLMAGLQGAGKTTTAGKLARFLKERKKKSVMVVSADVYRPAAIKQLEMLAGEVGVTFFPSDLSQKPVDIANAAIKEAKLKFIDVVIVDTAGRLHIDEEMMGEIKALHAAINPVETLFVVDAMTGQDAANTAKAFGDALPLTGVILTKVDGDARGGAALSVRAITGKPIKFIGMGEKSDALEPFHPERIASRILGMGDVLSLIEQAEATLDKDKADKLAKKLKKGKGFDLEDFRDQLQQMKNMGGLGGLMDKLPNIGGVNLAQMGNAQGAAEKQFKQMEAIINSMTPAERRDPELISGSRKRRIAMGSGTQVQDIGRLIKQHKQMQKMMKKFSAKGGMAKMMRGMGGMLPGGGMPKM
- the rpsP gene encoding 30S ribosomal protein S16 encodes the protein MLTIRLALGGSKKRPFYHLTVTDSRNPRDGSHKEQVGFFNPVARGQEVRLSVNQERVAYWLSVGAQPSERVAKLLKDSAKAAA